From Streptomyces sp. Edi4, one genomic window encodes:
- a CDS encoding acyl-CoA dehydrogenase family protein, with translation MGVATAPSVPVSEFDRNEPSRTHWQRVARESADDLATDAVAREQAGRAPFDEVSRLREAGLLTLLVPRELGGGGADWPTAYAVVREIAAADGAVGQLLACHYFLSWSARLFAEPARAAEIERRTVAERWCWGGGLGRQELPLTLTRKAGGYVLEGRQSYATGVLVADRLAVRAERADTGQPFAVVVDATRLGVRIDEEADTFGQRLAAGGTVEFDAVPVTARDVLGSLSADEDVLSPRAALSSPVGRLLSVQLLLGMTEGVLAEARDYSRAGRSTWHPDWPVGSPQDPQVLTTYGELTVLARSAAALADEALKAVCGGLARGDELTYDEYAEVSVLVAVAEAAASRAAQESTARALDIIGARSVSSRLGFDRFWRNARAHTLYEPVSHRLRDVGDYFLNDAHPPFVLPLRP, from the coding sequence ATGGGCGTTGCCACCGCGCCGTCCGTACCCGTCTCGGAATTCGACCGGAACGAGCCCAGCCGTACGCACTGGCAGCGAGTGGCCCGTGAGAGCGCGGACGACCTGGCCACGGACGCGGTGGCCAGGGAGCAGGCGGGCCGGGCCCCCTTCGACGAGGTGTCCCGGCTGCGGGAGGCGGGGCTCCTGACGCTTCTCGTCCCGCGCGAGCTCGGGGGCGGCGGCGCCGACTGGCCGACGGCCTACGCCGTCGTCCGGGAGATCGCCGCCGCCGACGGCGCGGTCGGTCAACTGCTCGCCTGTCACTACTTCCTGTCGTGGAGCGCCCGGTTGTTCGCCGAGCCGGCCCGCGCCGCCGAGATCGAGCGGAGGACCGTGGCGGAGCGGTGGTGCTGGGGCGGCGGACTCGGGCGCCAGGAGCTGCCGCTGACACTGACCAGGAAGGCCGGCGGCTATGTGCTGGAGGGCCGCCAGAGCTATGCCACCGGCGTCCTGGTCGCCGACCGCCTCGCGGTGCGGGCCGAGCGGGCCGACACCGGACAGCCCTTCGCCGTCGTCGTCGATGCCACCCGTCTCGGCGTGCGGATCGACGAGGAGGCCGACACCTTCGGCCAGCGGCTCGCGGCCGGCGGGACCGTGGAGTTCGACGCCGTACCGGTCACGGCCCGCGACGTGCTGGGCTCCCTGTCGGCGGACGAGGACGTCCTGTCACCCCGGGCCGCCCTGTCCTCGCCGGTGGGGCGGCTCCTCTCGGTCCAGCTCCTCCTCGGCATGACCGAGGGGGTGCTCGCCGAAGCACGTGATTACAGCAGGGCGGGCCGCTCCACCTGGCACCCGGACTGGCCGGTCGGCTCCCCCCAGGACCCGCAGGTACTGACCACCTACGGAGAACTCACCGTCCTGGCCCGCTCCGCGGCGGCCCTCGCCGATGAGGCCCTGAAGGCCGTGTGCGGTGGGCTGGCTCGCGGTGACGAGCTCACCTACGACGAGTACGCGGAGGTCTCCGTCCTCGTGGCCGTGGCCGAAGCCGCCGCCTCCAGGGCGGCGCAGGAGTCCACCGCCCGCGCTCTGGACATCATCGGCGCCCGCTCCGTCTCCTCGCGCCTGGGCTTCGACCGCTTCTGGCGCAACGCACGGGCCCACACGCTGTACGAGCCCGTCAGCCACCGGCTCCGCGACGTCGGGGACTACTTCCTCAACGACGCCCACCCGCCGTTCGT
- a CDS encoding SMI1/KNR4 family protein codes for MTPDTPADVRVTRAWSRIVEWLAEYAPPSYAALRPGARDDEIAALEATLGVSVPQELKALWRLSAGEDGVRGTGVMLGDWTLMPLDAVIEAHQIQMRSQEEYGEDESPLVLWKPSWIPFCSSRFDETGTGLYLDGGTGEVCRWGTYGEREKEYESLPAYLELMAVSLEAPLAAAGPEKPGMRGGALVWGPPSDDEGADQWVGHLGEAPPRHPAKTLGAIRAALPSDERAEFDEQRDAADLADLESLGAFRDRWWERCVQVQNELEDEVADALGGNIMAQPGHKLAPEYEAALPPAVRHVPPSLDDISAALRHESVRARFNRDFMEAVLPHYPALLLRWWDIARLMADPRGDRAVRAVINGRRGSD; via the coding sequence ATGACCCCTGACACACCAGCGGATGTGCGCGTCACCCGGGCATGGAGCAGGATCGTGGAATGGCTGGCCGAGTACGCGCCGCCGTCGTACGCGGCGCTCAGACCCGGCGCCCGCGATGACGAGATCGCGGCCCTGGAAGCGACCCTCGGCGTGAGCGTTCCGCAGGAGTTGAAGGCGCTGTGGCGGCTCTCTGCGGGCGAGGACGGCGTGCGGGGTACGGGGGTCATGCTGGGCGATTGGACCCTGATGCCGCTGGACGCTGTGATCGAGGCCCACCAGATCCAGATGCGGTCCCAGGAGGAGTACGGCGAGGACGAGAGTCCCCTGGTGCTGTGGAAGCCGTCGTGGATACCGTTCTGCTCCTCCCGCTTTGACGAAACCGGCACCGGCCTCTACCTGGACGGGGGGACTGGGGAAGTGTGCCGGTGGGGCACGTACGGCGAGCGTGAGAAGGAGTACGAGTCGCTGCCCGCCTACTTGGAGCTCATGGCGGTCAGCCTGGAAGCGCCCTTGGCGGCCGCCGGTCCGGAGAAGCCCGGCATGCGGGGCGGCGCCCTGGTGTGGGGACCACCTTCTGACGATGAGGGCGCCGACCAGTGGGTGGGCCACCTCGGCGAGGCTCCGCCGCGCCACCCCGCGAAGACTCTCGGCGCGATCCGGGCAGCTCTGCCCAGTGATGAGCGCGCGGAGTTCGACGAACAGCGCGACGCCGCCGATCTGGCCGACCTGGAGTCCCTGGGCGCTTTTCGGGACCGCTGGTGGGAGCGTTGCGTGCAGGTCCAGAACGAGCTGGAGGACGAGGTCGCCGACGCGCTGGGCGGCAACATCATGGCCCAGCCGGGCCACAAGCTGGCGCCGGAGTACGAGGCCGCGCTGCCGCCCGCCGTCCGCCACGTTCCGCCGTCCCTGGACGACATCAGTGCCGCCCTGCGCCATGAAAGCGTCCGCGCACGGTTCAACCGGGATTTCATGGAGGCGGTTCTGCCGCACTATCCGGCGTTGCTCCTGCGCTGGTGGGACATCGCCCGGCTGATGGCCGACCCACGCGGCGACCGAGCCGTACGCGCCGTCATCAACGGCCGCCGCGGATCGGATTAG
- a CDS encoding helix-turn-helix domain-containing protein, which translates to MEEPHHTRRFEIPLHRLDVPLPHLLPFAIGTFDTIGALSRANFPHRHTFYEIVYVTGGRGTHVLDSVHRPLHPPQLCVIAPGQVHHWVDAEELTGQVVLFNEDFLPSRSQNVTSLRTLSAEPGHCPGDQSGPIEALLADMKAEYRALLPGYPLLLRASLQILIVRALRTCPPGVEATPRDRATEVAADFTRLLELPGGTRRSVDSYAQELRISPGHLQASVRQATGLTPGGLIRLRRTLEAKRLLMATELTIRQVSAAVGFRDPAYFCRFFRRETGMSPGTFRSGAGGNHHDPRIESIAAGGGGS; encoded by the coding sequence ATGGAGGAGCCACACCACACCCGACGCTTCGAAATCCCGCTGCATCGCCTGGACGTCCCTCTGCCGCATCTACTGCCCTTCGCCATCGGCACGTTCGACACGATCGGAGCGCTGTCACGCGCCAACTTCCCGCACCGCCACACCTTCTACGAGATCGTCTACGTCACGGGCGGCCGGGGTACCCATGTACTGGATTCCGTGCACCGCCCACTGCACCCACCGCAGTTGTGCGTCATTGCTCCCGGCCAAGTGCACCACTGGGTTGACGCCGAAGAGCTCACCGGCCAAGTGGTTCTGTTCAACGAGGACTTTCTGCCCTCCCGGTCGCAGAATGTGACGTCGCTGCGCACACTGTCGGCCGAACCAGGGCACTGCCCTGGCGACCAGTCAGGGCCCATCGAAGCACTCCTGGCGGACATGAAGGCCGAGTACCGAGCCCTGCTGCCCGGTTACCCCTTGCTCCTGCGCGCCAGTTTGCAGATCCTCATCGTACGAGCCCTGCGAACCTGCCCACCCGGCGTGGAGGCCACTCCGCGCGACCGGGCCACGGAGGTGGCGGCAGACTTCACCCGGCTCCTCGAACTCCCGGGCGGCACTCGCCGATCGGTCGACTCGTACGCGCAAGAGCTGCGCATCTCCCCGGGGCACCTCCAGGCGTCGGTGCGGCAGGCCACGGGGTTGACCCCGGGCGGTCTGATCCGTCTGCGCCGCACCCTGGAGGCCAAACGGCTGCTGATGGCAACGGAATTGACCATACGTCAGGTCTCCGCAGCGGTCGGATTTCGCGACCCCGCGTACTTCTGCCGGTTCTTCCGGAGGGAAACCGGCATGTCGCCCGGCACGTTCCGGTCCGGCGCCGGAGGAAATCACCATGATCCCCGGATCGAGTCCATCGCCGCCGGTGGGGGCGGCTCATAA